The following are encoded together in the Flavobacterium sp. TR2 genome:
- a CDS encoding WxcM-like domain-containing protein, translating into MDPKLIAGNCHSDQRGILLYNNDFDASVIKRIYVIENADLEFKRGWQGHQIEQRWFSAVSGKFKIQLVKIDNWEEPSVNLEVFTYFIDSNKLNVLHVPKGYASSIQSLELNSKLLVMADYLLGETKDEYRYNIEYFKI; encoded by the coding sequence ATGGATCCCAAATTAATTGCAGGAAATTGTCATTCTGATCAGCGAGGAATTTTATTATATAATAATGATTTTGATGCTTCAGTAATTAAAAGAATTTATGTTATAGAAAATGCTGATCTTGAATTTAAGCGTGGTTGGCAAGGTCATCAAATAGAACAAAGGTGGTTTTCTGCAGTAAGTGGAAAATTTAAAATTCAATTGGTTAAAATTGATAATTGGGAAGAACCATCCGTTAATTTAGAAGTTTTTACATACTTCATTGATTCTAATAAATTGAATGTATTGCATGTCCCTAAAGGATATGCTAGTAGTATTCAGTCTCTGGAATTAAATTCTAAATTACTAGTTATGGCTGATTATTTGTTAGGAGAGACTAAAGATGAATATAGGTACAATATTGAATATTTTAAAATTTAA
- a CDS encoding polysaccharide biosynthesis protein produces the protein MKIQNKILLITGGTGSFGHAVLKRFLHTDHFKEIRIFSRDEKKQDDMRNQLKNDKLKFYIGDVRDYNSIERAMRGVDYVFHAAALKQVPSCEFFPLEATKTNVFGTQNVIDAAGINKVKKVICLSTDKAAYPINAMGISKALMEKVAVAASRNLTDTTVCLTRYGNVMASRGSVIPLFLKQIKENSPITITDPNMTRFLMSLDEAVELVLFAFENGNPGDLFVNKAPAGTIGDLAQALKEMCNADNEIKIIGTRHGEKLYETLCTREEMVKAEDMGEFYRIPADNRDLNYAQYFSEGEEDVSLIEDYHSHNTEQQGVEGMKKLLSTLPLIRKEVFGEDVAQMPS, from the coding sequence ATGAAAATACAAAATAAAATTCTTCTAATAACTGGAGGAACAGGCTCGTTTGGGCATGCAGTATTAAAACGTTTTTTACATACTGATCATTTTAAAGAAATCAGGATTTTTTCTCGTGATGAGAAAAAACAAGATGATATGCGTAATCAGTTAAAAAATGACAAACTTAAGTTTTACATTGGTGATGTTAGAGATTATAATAGTATTGAACGTGCAATGAGAGGTGTTGACTATGTATTTCATGCAGCAGCATTAAAACAAGTACCGTCATGTGAGTTTTTTCCACTTGAAGCAACTAAAACTAATGTTTTTGGAACACAAAACGTAATTGATGCCGCAGGAATAAACAAAGTAAAAAAAGTTATTTGTTTAAGTACAGATAAAGCGGCTTATCCAATTAATGCTATGGGGATATCTAAGGCGTTAATGGAAAAAGTCGCAGTCGCAGCTTCTAGAAATTTAACTGATACAACTGTTTGTCTTACAAGATACGGTAACGTTATGGCTTCTAGAGGTTCTGTTATTCCATTGTTTTTAAAGCAAATTAAGGAAAACAGTCCAATTACTATTACAGATCCTAATATGACAAGATTCTTAATGTCATTGGATGAGGCTGTTGAATTAGTTTTATTTGCGTTTGAAAATGGTAATCCTGGAGATTTGTTTGTAAATAAAGCTCCTGCGGGAACTATTGGAGATTTAGCACAGGCCCTAAAAGAAATGTGTAATGCAGATAATGAAATTAAAATTATAGGAACTCGTCACGGTGAGAAGTTATATGAAACTTTATGCACGAGAGAAGAAATGGTGAAAGCTGAAGATATGGGAGAATTTTATCGTATTCCAGCAGATAACCGTGATTTGAATTATGCACAATATTTTTCTGAAGGAGAAGAAGATGTTTCGTTAATTGAAGATTATCATTCTCATAATACAGAGCAACAGGGAGTAGAAGGAATGAAAAAGCTTTTGTCAACGCTTCCACTTATTCGAAAAGAAGTTTTTGGAGAAGATGTCGCTCAAATGCCAAGCTAA
- a CDS encoding glycosyltransferase family 2 protein — protein sequence MDSLNLEANINNIEVSVIIPFFSNKDWLIEALESVKKQTLKRYEVIIINDGSTEDISDLESNYKDFNFYKISNSGPGVARNIGIEKAVGNYIAFLDSDDLWKPTKLESQIQFMKENEFAWSHTSYIQFRNKNEIIKKVRTDFHGQIIPDILISCPIATPCIIIRRQILLKNSEMRFSEKTRVGEDSYFWFKIAEGFPLGFLDEYLTLVRIRNNNAAYQALLQLKSKADAYFFVKNSSKFFKSKTYFTLMKFGYFMCYCFYSFLKKISKAFSLGAKSQEFFSKILYLLPYLYLKTILIIYKNK from the coding sequence ATGGATAGTTTAAATTTAGAAGCTAACATTAATAACATTGAAGTTAGTGTTATTATTCCTTTTTTCAGTAATAAAGATTGGTTGATTGAGGCTTTAGAAAGCGTAAAGAAGCAAACTCTAAAGCGCTACGAAGTAATTATAATTAATGATGGCTCTACGGAAGATATTTCAGATTTGGAATCTAATTATAAAGATTTTAATTTTTATAAAATTTCAAATTCTGGCCCTGGAGTAGCAAGAAATATTGGGATTGAAAAAGCAGTAGGTAATTATATTGCATTCTTGGATTCGGATGACCTTTGGAAACCAACAAAACTAGAGTCCCAAATTCAATTTATGAAAGAGAATGAATTTGCATGGAGCCACACAAGTTATATTCAATTTCGTAATAAAAATGAAATAATAAAAAAGGTTAGAACCGATTTTCATGGACAGATAATCCCAGATATTTTAATTAGTTGTCCTATTGCAACACCATGTATAATTATTAGACGTCAAATTTTACTCAAAAACTCTGAAATGAGATTTTCTGAAAAAACTAGAGTAGGAGAAGATTCTTATTTTTGGTTTAAAATAGCAGAAGGTTTTCCATTAGGATTTTTAGATGAATATTTGACTTTAGTAAGAATTAGAAATAATAATGCTGCATACCAAGCACTTTTACAATTAAAATCTAAAGCAGATGCGTATTTTTTTGTAAAAAATAGTTCAAAATTTTTTAAAAGTAAAACTTATTTTACGTTAATGAAATTTGGATATTTTATGTGCTACTGTTTTTATTCTTTCTTAAAAAAGATATCTAAGGCATTTTCATTAGGTGCTAAAAGTCAAGAATTTTTTTCAAAGATTTTATATCTATTACCATATTTATATTTAAAAACAATACTAATCATTTACAAAAATAAGTAA
- a CDS encoding WxcM-like domain-containing protein codes for MEPKIIQGGKFSDQRGSISYVNDFNFTDIERFYIITNSKENPVRAWQGHKLDAKNFYCLSGAFNIYFLKIDNWENPSKDLTIETVYVSESDSKIVHIPAGYANAIESLEENSKLISFSTLPLSNVSDDDVLYPSDYWRINNGK; via the coding sequence ATGGAGCCTAAAATAATTCAGGGAGGAAAATTTTCAGATCAACGAGGAAGTATATCGTATGTAAATGATTTTAACTTTACTGATATTGAAAGGTTTTACATTATAACTAATTCGAAGGAAAATCCAGTTCGAGCTTGGCAAGGACATAAATTAGATGCTAAAAACTTCTATTGTCTTTCAGGGGCTTTTAATATCTATTTTCTAAAAATTGATAATTGGGAAAATCCTTCAAAGGATTTAACGATTGAGACTGTTTATGTTTCTGAATCTGACAGTAAAATAGTTCACATACCTGCTGGTTACGCAAATGCAATAGAATCTCTGGAAGAAAATTCAAAATTAATATCTTTTTCTACATTGCCATTGAGTAATGTTAGCGATGACGATGTTCTTTATCCGTCGGATTATTGGCGTATTAATAATGGAAAATAA
- a CDS encoding NAD-dependent epimerase/dehydratase family protein, whose amino-acid sequence MLKVGITGQAGFVGKHLYNTIGLFTDEFERIHFRKEYFENEEALNAFVSQCDVIVHLAAMNRHNDPQVIYDTNVNLVQKLINSLKITNSKAHVLFSSSTQEERDNLYGKSKRTGRELMIDWSNNSGGQFTGMIIPNVFGPFGHPNYNSVIATFCHKLSHNETPTIDVDGDLKLIYVGELVDCILTEIRSKKGKSEILIPHTSESKVSQILRLLEIYKTEYQDKGIIPNINNTFELNLFNTFRCYMDIKNHFPVKFIEHTDPRGSFVEIIRLGVGGQVSFSTTVPGITRGNHYHTRKIERFAVIKGKALIQLRRIGTDEVLDFILDGNEPAYVDMPIWYTHNIKNIGEEVLYTNFWINEFYDPNDPDTYFENV is encoded by the coding sequence ATGTTAAAAGTAGGTATTACAGGTCAAGCAGGTTTTGTTGGAAAGCATTTATATAATACGATCGGCTTATTTACAGACGAATTTGAAAGAATTCATTTTCGAAAAGAATACTTTGAAAATGAAGAAGCATTAAATGCTTTTGTATCACAATGTGACGTAATTGTTCATTTAGCCGCGATGAATCGCCATAATGATCCTCAGGTTATTTATGATACAAATGTGAATTTAGTTCAAAAATTGATAAATTCTCTTAAAATAACAAATAGTAAAGCACATGTACTTTTTTCTTCTTCAACTCAAGAAGAAAGAGATAATTTGTACGGGAAATCAAAAAGGACTGGTAGAGAATTAATGATCGATTGGTCAAATAATTCAGGAGGGCAATTTACAGGAATGATAATACCTAACGTGTTTGGTCCTTTTGGTCATCCGAATTACAATTCTGTTATTGCTACTTTTTGTCATAAATTATCACATAATGAAACCCCTACAATCGATGTTGATGGTGATCTAAAATTAATTTATGTTGGAGAATTAGTAGATTGTATTCTGACAGAAATTAGAAGTAAAAAAGGGAAATCTGAAATTCTGATACCACATACATCAGAATCTAAAGTCTCACAAATTTTACGTTTGTTAGAAATTTACAAAACAGAATACCAAGATAAAGGCATAATCCCAAATATAAACAACACTTTTGAATTGAATTTATTCAATACATTTCGTTGTTACATGGATATAAAAAATCACTTTCCTGTAAAATTTATCGAACATACTGATCCGCGTGGTTCTTTTGTCGAAATTATTCGATTAGGAGTCGGAGGACAAGTTTCTTTTTCGACTACTGTGCCAGGTATTACTAGAGGAAATCATTACCATACTAGAAAAATTGAGCGTTTTGCAGTTATTAAAGGAAAAGCTTTAATTCAACTTCGTCGTATCGGTACTGATGAGGTTTTGGATTTTATTCTAGATGGAAATGAACCAGCATATGTAGATATGCCAATTTGGTATACCCATAATATTAAAAATATCGGCGAGGAAGTATTGTACACTAATTTTTGGATAAATGAATTTTACGATCCAAATGATCCCGATACCTATTTTGAAAACGTTTAA
- a CDS encoding glycosyltransferase family 4 protein: MKILLVTQYFFPENFKSNDIAFELVKKGHEVTVLTGLPNYPEGKIHPDYGFFKKRNEIINGVKVIRTLLIPRGKGGGVRLFLNYFSWAFFASIRALSLAFRDKFDAILVHEPSPITQGFPAIVVKKIQRIPLYFWVLDLWPESLTSAGGINNKIVLSFFTKMVKYIYNSSDKILISSKGFKESILTKGDYEERLVYFPNWAEDSILNGDSDYVIPKLPSGFIVLFAGNIGVAQDVDSIIKSALVLKENLDIHFIFVGDGRSKKQLEDFVSENELSNTVHFLGRFPIEAMKTFFTKSDVLLVSLKDELIFNLTVPAKLQAYLCTQKPILGMLNGEGASIIKEANCGFSVNAGDHEALAKEIIKLSEMDKKERDLLGQNGFKYFEENFTMAKCINNLESILKK, encoded by the coding sequence ATGAAAATTCTATTAGTTACACAATACTTTTTTCCAGAAAATTTTAAAAGCAATGATATTGCTTTCGAACTCGTTAAAAAAGGGCACGAAGTTACAGTATTAACAGGTCTGCCAAATTACCCAGAAGGTAAAATACATCCTGATTATGGTTTTTTTAAAAAACGTAACGAAATCATTAACGGTGTAAAGGTTATAAGAACTTTGTTAATTCCGAGAGGAAAAGGAGGAGGGGTTAGACTTTTTCTAAATTATTTCAGTTGGGCATTTTTTGCCTCTATTAGGGCTCTTTCTTTAGCTTTTAGAGATAAATTTGATGCTATCTTAGTACATGAGCCCTCTCCCATTACACAAGGATTCCCTGCAATTGTGGTTAAAAAAATTCAGCGAATTCCCTTATATTTTTGGGTTTTGGATTTGTGGCCAGAAAGTCTAACTTCTGCTGGTGGAATTAATAATAAAATAGTACTATCTTTTTTTACTAAAATGGTGAAGTACATTTACAATAGTTCAGATAAAATTTTAATTAGCTCAAAGGGATTCAAGGAATCAATTTTAACAAAAGGGGATTATGAAGAGAGACTTGTTTATTTTCCTAATTGGGCAGAAGATTCTATTTTAAATGGTGATTCGGATTATGTAATTCCTAAATTGCCAAGTGGATTTATAGTTTTATTTGCTGGAAATATTGGAGTTGCACAAGATGTCGATTCGATAATTAAATCAGCATTAGTTCTTAAAGAAAACCTAGATATACATTTTATTTTTGTTGGAGATGGTAGAAGTAAAAAACAACTGGAAGATTTTGTATCTGAAAATGAATTGAGTAATACGGTTCATTTTTTAGGAAGATTTCCTATAGAGGCAATGAAAACTTTTTTTACAAAATCGGATGTTTTGTTAGTTTCACTAAAAGATGAATTAATTTTTAATTTAACAGTACCTGCAAAGTTACAAGCTTATCTATGCACACAAAAGCCAATTTTAGGAATGCTAAATGGAGAAGGTGCTTCGATTATTAAAGAAGCAAATTGTGGATTTTCAGTAAATGCAGGAGATCATGAAGCATTAGCCAAAGAAATAATTAAATTATCTGAAATGGATAAAAAAGAGCGAGATCTTCTTGGACAAAATGGATTTAAATATTTCGAGGAGAATTTTACAATGGCAAAATGTATAAATAATTTAGAGTCCATATTAAAAAAATAA
- a CDS encoding MraY family glycosyltransferase — translation MEYTILGIILMIIMLLYFKIADHFNIIDKPNERSSHKEITLRGGGIIFWFSALIYFLQNIQSNYFFFTGITLVSLVSFWDDIQSLSNKIRIAVHFLSITLIFHDLNLFHLMPVWGVVVSYVLAIGLINAYNFMDGINGITGLYTLVVMGSLLYVNTKIQLFIDGMFIKYAIIASLVFLFFNYRKKAKCFAGDVGSIAIAFWIIYLVVKLILVTESLIWLLFLAVYGVDAVCTILHRLYLKQNIFEAHRLHLYQILSNEYKMQHRLVSLLYALAQAGISLLVILFYQKVQDLLIFLIVILPLLLLYSSKFYLLNKNNLRLNHGA, via the coding sequence ATGGAATATACCATACTCGGAATAATTTTAATGATCATTATGCTGCTTTATTTCAAAATAGCAGATCATTTTAATATAATTGATAAGCCGAACGAAAGAAGCTCTCATAAAGAAATAACATTACGGGGAGGAGGAATAATTTTCTGGTTTTCGGCTTTAATTTATTTTTTACAGAATATTCAAAGCAATTACTTTTTCTTTACAGGTATAACCTTAGTCAGTTTAGTTAGTTTTTGGGATGATATTCAAAGCCTATCAAACAAAATTAGAATTGCAGTTCATTTTCTTTCAATTACTTTGATTTTTCATGATTTAAATTTATTCCATTTAATGCCTGTTTGGGGAGTTGTAGTTTCTTATGTACTGGCCATCGGACTAATAAATGCCTATAATTTTATGGATGGAATTAATGGAATTACTGGCCTTTATACTTTAGTTGTAATGGGATCATTATTGTATGTCAATACAAAAATCCAGCTTTTCATTGATGGAATGTTTATTAAATATGCAATAATTGCTAGTCTAGTTTTTCTATTCTTCAATTACAGAAAAAAAGCAAAATGCTTTGCCGGGGATGTTGGAAGTATTGCAATAGCTTTTTGGATAATTTATTTGGTTGTAAAACTAATTCTTGTAACAGAATCACTTATTTGGCTGTTGTTTTTAGCTGTATATGGGGTTGATGCGGTTTGTACAATTTTGCATAGACTTTATCTGAAACAGAATATTTTTGAGGCGCATAGATTGCATTTGTATCAAATATTAAGTAATGAATATAAAATGCAACATAGATTAGTGTCTCTTCTTTATGCCTTAGCTCAAGCTGGAATTTCTTTACTAGTAATTCTTTTTTATCAAAAAGTTCAAGATTTGCTTATTTTCTTAATTGTAATTTTACCTTTATTGTTGCTTTATTCTTCAAAATTTTATTTGTTAAACAAAAATAATTTACGATTGAATCATGGAGCCTAA
- the rfbC gene encoding dTDP-4-dehydrorhamnose 3,5-epimerase — MKIEETFIKDLVIVEPTVFGDERGYFFESYSKIKLEDLGINIEFVQDNQSFSKKGTLRGLHYQNPPFAQTKLVRVLEGEIIDVAVDLRKDSPTYGKSFSILLSAENKKQLLVPQGFAHGFSVISETASVMYKCDQFYNKASEGGIKYDDPSLNIDWGMNLNEAIVSEKDQILPFIENCNSLF; from the coding sequence ATGAAAATTGAAGAAACATTTATAAAAGACCTGGTAATTGTTGAGCCAACAGTTTTTGGAGACGAAAGAGGATATTTTTTTGAGTCTTATAGTAAAATCAAATTGGAAGATTTAGGAATTAATATTGAATTTGTTCAAGATAACCAGTCTTTTTCAAAAAAAGGGACTTTAAGAGGGTTGCATTATCAAAATCCTCCTTTCGCTCAAACAAAGTTAGTTCGTGTTTTAGAAGGAGAAATTATTGATGTTGCTGTAGATTTAAGAAAAGATTCCCCTACTTATGGAAAGTCATTTAGTATTTTATTATCAGCAGAAAATAAAAAACAATTGTTAGTTCCTCAAGGATTTGCGCATGGATTTTCAGTTATTAGTGAAACGGCTTCGGTAATGTATAAATGTGATCAATTTTATAATAAAGCCTCAGAAGGAGGGATTAAATACGATGATCCATCTCTAAATATTGATTGGGGGATGAACTTAAATGAGGCAATCGTTTCCGAAAAAGATCAAATCCTGCCTTTTATCGAAAATTGTAATAGCTTATTTTAA
- the wecB gene encoding non-hydrolyzing UDP-N-acetylglucosamine 2-epimerase, translated as MKSQLKVMTVVGTRPEIIRLSRVMAALDNSDAIEHVIVHTGQNYDYELNQIFFDDLGIRKPDFFLNAAGATATATVGQILIKIDPLLESEKPDAFLVLGDTNSCLCAIPAKKRHIPIFHMEAGNRCFDQRVPEETNRKIVDHTSDINLTYSDIAREYLLREGLPADRIIKTGSPMFEVLNHYLPSIESSDVLERLGLEEGKFFVVSSHREENINSEANFKGLMDSLNLIAEKYDYPIIVSTHPRTRNMIEKKNIQMHANVQFLKPLGFNDYNALQMKSFAVLSDSGTISEESSVLNFRALNIRDAHERPEAMEETSVMMVGLNPERILQGLVQLQYQKTGKERNFRPVADYSMPNVSEKMVRIILSYTDYVKRVVWREL; from the coding sequence ATGAAATCACAATTAAAAGTAATGACTGTCGTTGGGACAAGACCAGAAATTATTCGTCTTTCAAGAGTAATGGCAGCTCTAGATAATTCAGATGCAATCGAGCATGTAATTGTACATACTGGACAAAATTATGATTATGAATTAAATCAAATTTTCTTTGATGATTTAGGAATTCGTAAGCCCGATTTTTTCTTAAATGCTGCTGGAGCAACAGCAACAGCAACTGTAGGTCAAATCTTAATTAAAATAGATCCTTTATTAGAATCAGAAAAACCAGATGCTTTTTTAGTTTTAGGAGATACTAACAGTTGTTTGTGCGCAATACCAGCAAAAAAAAGACACATTCCAATTTTCCATATGGAAGCTGGAAATCGCTGTTTTGATCAACGTGTTCCTGAGGAAACCAATAGAAAAATTGTAGATCATACTTCTGATATTAATCTAACTTACAGTGATATCGCGAGAGAATACTTGTTGAGAGAGGGTCTGCCTGCAGATAGAATTATCAAAACGGGTTCTCCAATGTTTGAGGTTTTAAATCATTACTTACCATCTATTGAATCTTCCGATGTATTAGAAAGATTAGGATTGGAAGAAGGAAAGTTTTTTGTTGTATCATCTCATAGAGAGGAGAATATTAATAGCGAAGCAAATTTTAAAGGTTTGATGGATAGCTTAAATCTTATTGCTGAAAAATATGATTACCCAATCATTGTTAGTACGCACCCTCGAACAAGAAATATGATTGAAAAGAAAAATATTCAAATGCATGCAAATGTTCAATTCTTAAAACCGCTTGGATTTAATGATTATAACGCTTTGCAAATGAAATCTTTTGCTGTTTTATCAGATTCAGGAACAATTTCAGAAGAATCTTCAGTATTGAATTTTAGAGCTCTTAATATTAGAGATGCACATGAAAGACCAGAGGCAATGGAGGAGACTTCAGTAATGATGGTAGGTTTAAATCCTGAAAGAATTTTGCAAGGATTAGTGCAGCTTCAATACCAAAAAACAGGAAAAGAAAGAAATTTTAGACCAGTTGCTGATTATTCAATGCCAAATGTTTCTGAAAAAATGGTTCGTATTATTTTAAGTTATACGGATTATGTGAAACGTGTGGTTTGGAGAGAGTTGTAA
- a CDS encoding NAD-dependent epimerase/dehydratase family protein: protein MIKVAITGSTGFVGTNLQSYLYDTCNVESLSVRYVPNQKFNLETDVLIHLAGKAHDLKKVSKPKDYYESNFELTKQLFDSFLLSDASVFIFMSTVKAVADKVDGILTEDVIADPKTHYGIAKYKAEEYILQQKLPETKRVYILRPCMIHGPENKGNLNLLYKLVSKGVPWPLASYKNERSFLSIENLCFIIKTIIENKNVDSGIYNIADDEFISTNELIHIISSVTNKRNISIAIPKFVIGSFSKIGDLLRFPLNSETLQKLTENYKVSNQKIKKAIGIDKLPYSAQKGLEITIKSFTE, encoded by the coding sequence ATGATAAAAGTTGCAATAACGGGATCTACAGGTTTTGTAGGAACCAATCTTCAAAGTTATTTATATGATACGTGTAATGTTGAATCACTTAGTGTTAGATATGTTCCAAATCAAAAATTTAATCTGGAGACAGATGTATTAATTCATCTTGCTGGAAAAGCACATGATCTTAAAAAAGTTTCAAAACCGAAAGATTATTATGAATCAAATTTTGAGTTAACAAAGCAATTGTTTGATTCATTCTTGTTGTCAGATGCTTCAGTATTTATTTTTATGAGTACAGTAAAAGCAGTAGCTGACAAGGTTGATGGAATTTTAACTGAAGATGTAATTGCTGACCCCAAAACACATTATGGAATTGCAAAATATAAAGCTGAAGAATATATTTTACAACAAAAATTACCAGAAACTAAACGAGTTTATATATTAAGACCATGTATGATTCATGGGCCAGAGAATAAGGGAAATCTGAACTTACTATATAAATTGGTTTCAAAAGGTGTACCATGGCCTTTGGCTTCATATAAAAATGAAAGATCATTTTTAAGTATTGAAAATTTATGTTTCATAATCAAAACAATTATTGAAAATAAAAATGTTGATTCTGGAATTTATAATATTGCTGATGACGAATTTATATCGACAAATGAATTAATTCATATAATATCTTCAGTTACAAATAAAAGAAATATTTCTATTGCGATACCTAAGTTCGTAATTGGAAGTTTTAGTAAAATTGGAGATTTGTTAAGATTTCCTTTGAACAGTGAAACTCTTCAAAAGCTAACGGAAAATTATAAAGTTTCTAACCAAAAAATAAAGAAAGCAATCGGAATTGATAAACTCCCATATAGTGCACAGAAAGGATTAGAAATAACAATTAAAAGTTTTACAGAATAA
- a CDS encoding DegT/DnrJ/EryC1/StrS family aminotransferase, which produces MENKRIYLSLSQESGFEQDYIQNALKSNWITSGGPNVEEFENILQGYFGNENFVATTNSGTSAIHLALILLGVKAGDEVICQSMTFSASANPILYQNASPLFVDSEADTWNICPEKLEIAINDRIKKGKKPKAIIAVHLYGMPYKVDEIHSIADKYEIPIIEDSAEALGSSYKGKKCGSFGFFGILSFNGNKIITTSSGGALIARHKEQKKKAIFYATQSKDAEVHYQHSEIGYNYRMSNICAGIGLGQMKILEKNIRLRQANHLFYKEIFKEVKNAKLFDNLDNDSISNYWLNTVLLNTKEEKESLRLAFNEANIESRPLWKPMHLQPVFKKYPYYGGIIAEELFEKGLCLPSGSNLTGQDKERIKEVIVNFFK; this is translated from the coding sequence ATGGAAAATAAAAGGATTTATTTATCATTATCTCAAGAAAGCGGATTTGAGCAAGATTACATTCAGAATGCTTTAAAGTCAAATTGGATTACTTCTGGAGGACCAAATGTAGAGGAGTTTGAAAATATACTTCAGGGTTATTTTGGAAATGAAAACTTTGTTGCCACTACAAATTCTGGAACATCCGCTATACATTTAGCTTTAATCTTATTAGGTGTTAAAGCCGGCGATGAGGTAATTTGCCAAAGTATGACTTTTTCAGCTTCTGCAAATCCAATTTTATATCAGAATGCATCTCCATTATTTGTAGATAGTGAAGCAGATACTTGGAATATTTGCCCCGAAAAACTTGAAATAGCCATAAATGATCGAATAAAAAAAGGAAAAAAACCCAAAGCGATTATAGCGGTTCATTTATACGGTATGCCATATAAGGTAGATGAAATACATTCAATTGCTGATAAATATGAGATACCAATTATTGAAGATAGCGCTGAAGCGCTTGGTAGCAGTTATAAAGGGAAAAAATGTGGTAGTTTCGGATTCTTTGGTATTTTATCTTTCAATGGAAATAAAATTATTACGACTTCTAGCGGCGGCGCATTAATCGCTAGACATAAAGAACAAAAGAAAAAAGCAATTTTTTATGCTACTCAATCAAAAGATGCAGAGGTACATTATCAGCATAGTGAAATAGGCTACAATTATAGAATGAGTAATATTTGCGCAGGAATAGGTTTGGGGCAAATGAAAATCTTAGAAAAAAATATTAGATTAAGACAAGCAAATCATTTATTCTATAAGGAGATTTTTAAAGAAGTCAAAAACGCAAAACTTTTTGATAATCTGGACAATGACTCCATTTCTAACTATTGGCTTAATACAGTACTTTTAAACACAAAAGAAGAAAAAGAAAGTTTAAGACTCGCTTTTAACGAAGCAAATATAGAGAGTAGGCCGTTATGGAAGCCAATGCATCTACAGCCAGTTTTTAAAAAATATCCATATTATGGCGGTATAATTGCTGAAGAATTATTTGAAAAAGGATTATGTTTGCCATCAGGATCAAATTTAACAGGTCAAGATAAAGAGAGAATTAAAGAAGTTATTGTCAATTTCTTTAAATGA